Proteins encoded together in one Anticarsia gemmatalis isolate Benzon Research Colony breed Stoneville strain chromosome 1, ilAntGemm2 primary, whole genome shotgun sequence window:
- the Lpin gene encoding phosphatidate phosphatase LPIN isoform X1, translating to MYSMNYIGKFIANFRDFYNEINGATLTGAIDVVVVEQPDGSFTCSPFHVRFGKLGVLRSRFKVVDLELNGEPLNIHMKLGESGEAFFVEEVGEDEAECSAHLATSPIPAARFEELYEPRRRNSLSVVEPDHGQASDYTKRRYTADGQSMQKPDLSKITKKTTKEDETNNDHDALFEMDGLDEATDKTDGRAPRTFAATQLGGAESEAHQVVQKISAHNDFRPIDAAPSNQDEVKQNGNGKKKKKTRKASSKKHQRKSSTSSISSQSDRAGSEQRVTQPAPIPNVTDINFFSDTEVTAASLSEEMSNLKLTGDNRIPLALSDTAFEVHAASRHARGSRGGTPVQSDTEVELAGRATGDKSSQSWRWGELPEPPVCGSDTPASPTSPGSPASPASPGSPASPTEPLSSDEERPSRRGVLSGMFRFISPRDADVPAEGVYLDDLDRGQVDPDLYFPKHHAERYRSGPTGVTHPTTGPTEEEYESGNGPSLPQSPASLEPPTLDSDDDEKLLANISRGQVGVYVQEERVTRALPFEEFCERGGALAAEGRLVVRLGGRAMPWRSAGPLLLSLLAYRRPLPNRVLESLEKSSEKDESASRTSDSAVKPRSYSWWRWPRTKADVERSETSPPKDDIVKEETVVQVEEAGVLNNVSEIVEEKEKPVLKVTIEEPIKERDSLEFPIELEDDHVPEPLPEIKETQDQVDRHDSSSDSDQDGQVKRPSRRYSSFRKTLRLSSEQIKNLNLRDGMNEMVFSVTTAYQGTTRCKCNVFRWRYDDKIVISDIDGTITKSDVLGHIFPLVGKDWAQSGVAQLFTKIKNNGYQLLYLSARAIGQARVTREYLRSIRQGEVCLPDGPLLLNPTSLLRAFHREVIEKKPEEFKIQCLADIKALFPQGSNPFYAGYGNRVNDVCAYQAVGIPIVRIFTINYKGELKHELTQTFQSTYSHMSVLVDQVFPPAQCEPSDEFSQTVYWREPLPEIELPPVSPPPPKHH from the exons ATGTATTCTATGAACTATATTGGCAAGTTTATTGCTAACTTTCGTGATTTTTACAACGAGATCAATGGTGCGACGTTGACGGGTGCCATCGACGTGGTAGTCGTCGAGCAGCCCGATGGAAGCTTCACATGTTCACCCTTCCACGTGCGCTTTGGGAAACTTGGCGTCCTACGCTCCAGGTTCAAAGTG GTGGACTTAGAGCTGAACGGCGAGCCTTTGAACATTCATATGAAGCTGGGAGAGTCTGGTGAAGCTTTCTTTGTAGAAGAAGTTGGTGAAGACGAAGCAGAATGTTCAGCGCACTTGGCCACCTCGCCCATTCCGGCTGCACGGTTTGAAGAACTGTACGAGCCCAGACGACGGAACTCGCTCTCTGTTGTAGAACCAGACCATGGACAGGCCTCAGACTATACGAAGAGAAG ATACACGGCCGATGGACAATCAATGCAAAAACCTGACCTAAGTAAAATAACCAAGAAGACTACCAAAGAGGATGAGACAAACAATGACCATGACGCGTTATTCGAGATGGACGGCCTCGACGAGGCGACGGACAAGACGGACGGTAGAGCACCTAGAACTTTCGCGGCGACGCAGCTCGGCGGAGCTGAGAGTGAAGCTCACCAAGTGGTACAGAAGATCAGCGCACACAATGACTTCCGGCCGATCGATGCCGCGCCCTCCAACCAGGATGAAGTGAAACAAAACGGCAAcgggaagaaaaagaaaaaaacgagGAAAGCAAGTTCAAAGAAACACCAAAGAAAATCATCGACTAGTTCTATTTCTAGTCAGTCAGATCGTGCGGGGTCCGAGCAACGCGTGACGCAGCCGGCGCCCATCCCCAATGTCACCGACATCAATTTCTTCAGTGACACTGAAGTGACTGCTGCCTCTCTGAg TGAAGAGATGTCCAACCTCAAGCTGACCGGTGACAACCGCATCCCGCTGGCGTTGTCGGACACCGCGTTTGAGGTGCACGCCGCCTCCAGACACgc GAGGGGTTCTCGCGGCGGCACGCCCGTTCAATCGGACACGGAAGTGGAGCTAGCGGGCCGCGCGACGGGTGATAAATCATCCCAGTCGTGGCGCTGGGGCGAGCTGCCCGAGCCTCCCGTGTGTGGGAGCGACACGCCCGCGTCGCCGACGTCGCCGGGCTCGCCAGCGTCGCCCGCGTCGCCCGGCTCCCCCGCCTCGCCCACCGAGCCGCTCAGCTCCGACGAGGAGCGGCCGAGCAGACGCGGCGTGCTCAGTGGAATGTTCCGCTTCATATCTCCGCGCGACGCCGACGTGCCCGCCGAGGGCGTGTACCTCGACGATCTGGACCGAGGCCAGGTCGACCCTGATCTCTATTTCCCGAAACACCACGCTGAACGTTACCGTTCGG gtcCTACTGGCGTCACACACCCTACTACCGGTCCTACAGAAGAGGAGTACGAATCTGGTAATGGACCGTCTCTACCTCAGTCCCCAGCGTCGCTGGAACCGCCTACTCTCGATTCAGACGATGATGAAAAACTTCTCGCCAA TATTTCTAGGGGCCAAGTGGGTGTATACGTGCAAGAGGAGCGCGTGACCCGCGCGCTGCCGTTCGAGGAGTTCTGTGAGCGCGGCGGCGCGCTGGCGGCCGAGGGTCGGCTCGTGGTGCGGCTCGGCGGCCGCGCCATGCCGTGGCGCAGCGCCGGCCCGCTGCTGCTGTCCCTGCTCGCCTACAGACGACCACTGCCCAAC CGCGTGTTGGAGTCCCTAGAGAAAAGTTCAGAGAAGGATGAGTCAGCGTCCCGCACGTCTGACAGCGCGGTGAAGCCACGCAGCTACtcgtggtggaggtggccgcgGACCAAGGCGGACGTGGAGCG ATCTGAAACATCGCCCCCGAAAGATGACATCGTGAAAGAGGAAACAGTCGTTCAAGTCGAAGAAGCCGGTGTGTTGAACAATGTTAGTGAAATTGTGGAGGAGAAGGAAAAGCCGGTGCTGAAGGTGACCATCGAAGAGCCAATCAAAGAGAGAGATAGCCTAGAATTCCCTATCGAGCTAGAAGATGACCATGTTCCTGAACCACTGCCTGAAATCAAAGAAACACAAGACCAAG TGGACCGCCACGACAGCTCTTCAGACTCCGACCAAGATGGTCAAGTGAAGAGGCCTTCTCGCAGATACTCTTCCTTCAGAAAGACTCTCCGCTTATCTTCTGAACAAATC AAAAATCTAAATCTCCGCGACGGAATGAACGAGATGGTGTTTAGTGTGACGACGGCGTACCAGGGCACCACGCGGTGCAAGTGTAACGTGTTCCGGTGGCGCTACGACGACAAGATCGTCATCTCAGACATCGACGGAACCATCACCAA GTCTGACGTGCTGGGCCACATCTTCCCACTGGTGGGAAAAGATTGGGCGCAGTCAGGCGTCGCTCAACTGTTCACTAAGATTAAGAACAACGGTTATCAACTACTGTACTTATCTGCACGCGCTATAGGACAGGCGAGA GTGACTCGCGAGTACCTGCGGTCGATCAGACAAGGTGAGGTGTGCTTACCCGACGGGCCACTACTATTGAACCCCACATCCTTACTGCGAGCCTTCCATCGCGAGGTCATCGAGAAGAAACCAGAGGAGTTCAAGATACAGTGTCTCGCTGATATCAAAGCACTCTTCCCCCAGGGCTCTAATCCTTTCTACGCCGGATACGGCAATAGAGTTAAT GATGTTTGCGCCTATCAGGCGGTTGGCATTCCGATCGTGAGAATATTCACAATCAATTACAAGGGCGAACTGAAACATGAACTGACTCAGACATTCCAATCCAC GTACTCCCACATGTCGGTGCTGGTGGACCAGGTGTTCCCGCCGGCGCAGTGCGAGCCCAGCGACGAGTTCTCGCAGACGGTGTACTGGCGCGAGCCGCTGCCTGAAATTGAGCTGCCCCCTGTATCCCCACCGCCACCTAAACATCATTAA
- the Lpin gene encoding phosphatidate phosphatase LPIN isoform X2, translated as MYSMNYIGKFIANFRDFYNEINGATLTGAIDVVVVEQPDGSFTCSPFHVRFGKLGVLRSRFKVVDLELNGEPLNIHMKLGESGEAFFVEEVGEDEAECSAHLATSPIPAARFEELYEPRRRNSLSVVEPDHGQASDYTKRRYTADGQSMQKPDLSKITKKTTKEDETNNDHDALFEMDGLDEATDKTDGRAPRTFAATQLGGAESEAHQVVQKISAHNDFRPIDAAPSNQDEVKQNGNGKKKKKTRKASSKKHQRKSSTSSISSQSDRAGSEQRVTQPAPIPNVTDINFFSDTEVTAASLSEEMSNLKLTGDNRIPLALSDTAFEVHAASRHARGSRGGTPVQSDTEVELAGRATGDKSSQSWRWGELPEPPVCGSDTPASPTSPGSPASPASPGSPASPTEPLSSDEERPSRRGVLSGMFRFISPRDADVPAEGVYLDDLDRGQVDPDLYFPKHHAERYRSGPTGVTHPTTGPTEEEYESGNGPSLPQSPASLEPPTLDSDDDEKLLAKGQVGVYVQEERVTRALPFEEFCERGGALAAEGRLVVRLGGRAMPWRSAGPLLLSLLAYRRPLPNRVLESLEKSSEKDESASRTSDSAVKPRSYSWWRWPRTKADVERSETSPPKDDIVKEETVVQVEEAGVLNNVSEIVEEKEKPVLKVTIEEPIKERDSLEFPIELEDDHVPEPLPEIKETQDQVDRHDSSSDSDQDGQVKRPSRRYSSFRKTLRLSSEQIKNLNLRDGMNEMVFSVTTAYQGTTRCKCNVFRWRYDDKIVISDIDGTITKSDVLGHIFPLVGKDWAQSGVAQLFTKIKNNGYQLLYLSARAIGQARVTREYLRSIRQGEVCLPDGPLLLNPTSLLRAFHREVIEKKPEEFKIQCLADIKALFPQGSNPFYAGYGNRVNDVCAYQAVGIPIVRIFTINYKGELKHELTQTFQSTYSHMSVLVDQVFPPAQCEPSDEFSQTVYWREPLPEIELPPVSPPPPKHH; from the exons ATGTATTCTATGAACTATATTGGCAAGTTTATTGCTAACTTTCGTGATTTTTACAACGAGATCAATGGTGCGACGTTGACGGGTGCCATCGACGTGGTAGTCGTCGAGCAGCCCGATGGAAGCTTCACATGTTCACCCTTCCACGTGCGCTTTGGGAAACTTGGCGTCCTACGCTCCAGGTTCAAAGTG GTGGACTTAGAGCTGAACGGCGAGCCTTTGAACATTCATATGAAGCTGGGAGAGTCTGGTGAAGCTTTCTTTGTAGAAGAAGTTGGTGAAGACGAAGCAGAATGTTCAGCGCACTTGGCCACCTCGCCCATTCCGGCTGCACGGTTTGAAGAACTGTACGAGCCCAGACGACGGAACTCGCTCTCTGTTGTAGAACCAGACCATGGACAGGCCTCAGACTATACGAAGAGAAG ATACACGGCCGATGGACAATCAATGCAAAAACCTGACCTAAGTAAAATAACCAAGAAGACTACCAAAGAGGATGAGACAAACAATGACCATGACGCGTTATTCGAGATGGACGGCCTCGACGAGGCGACGGACAAGACGGACGGTAGAGCACCTAGAACTTTCGCGGCGACGCAGCTCGGCGGAGCTGAGAGTGAAGCTCACCAAGTGGTACAGAAGATCAGCGCACACAATGACTTCCGGCCGATCGATGCCGCGCCCTCCAACCAGGATGAAGTGAAACAAAACGGCAAcgggaagaaaaagaaaaaaacgagGAAAGCAAGTTCAAAGAAACACCAAAGAAAATCATCGACTAGTTCTATTTCTAGTCAGTCAGATCGTGCGGGGTCCGAGCAACGCGTGACGCAGCCGGCGCCCATCCCCAATGTCACCGACATCAATTTCTTCAGTGACACTGAAGTGACTGCTGCCTCTCTGAg TGAAGAGATGTCCAACCTCAAGCTGACCGGTGACAACCGCATCCCGCTGGCGTTGTCGGACACCGCGTTTGAGGTGCACGCCGCCTCCAGACACgc GAGGGGTTCTCGCGGCGGCACGCCCGTTCAATCGGACACGGAAGTGGAGCTAGCGGGCCGCGCGACGGGTGATAAATCATCCCAGTCGTGGCGCTGGGGCGAGCTGCCCGAGCCTCCCGTGTGTGGGAGCGACACGCCCGCGTCGCCGACGTCGCCGGGCTCGCCAGCGTCGCCCGCGTCGCCCGGCTCCCCCGCCTCGCCCACCGAGCCGCTCAGCTCCGACGAGGAGCGGCCGAGCAGACGCGGCGTGCTCAGTGGAATGTTCCGCTTCATATCTCCGCGCGACGCCGACGTGCCCGCCGAGGGCGTGTACCTCGACGATCTGGACCGAGGCCAGGTCGACCCTGATCTCTATTTCCCGAAACACCACGCTGAACGTTACCGTTCGG gtcCTACTGGCGTCACACACCCTACTACCGGTCCTACAGAAGAGGAGTACGAATCTGGTAATGGACCGTCTCTACCTCAGTCCCCAGCGTCGCTGGAACCGCCTACTCTCGATTCAGACGATGATGAAAAACTTCTCGCCAA GGGCCAAGTGGGTGTATACGTGCAAGAGGAGCGCGTGACCCGCGCGCTGCCGTTCGAGGAGTTCTGTGAGCGCGGCGGCGCGCTGGCGGCCGAGGGTCGGCTCGTGGTGCGGCTCGGCGGCCGCGCCATGCCGTGGCGCAGCGCCGGCCCGCTGCTGCTGTCCCTGCTCGCCTACAGACGACCACTGCCCAAC CGCGTGTTGGAGTCCCTAGAGAAAAGTTCAGAGAAGGATGAGTCAGCGTCCCGCACGTCTGACAGCGCGGTGAAGCCACGCAGCTACtcgtggtggaggtggccgcgGACCAAGGCGGACGTGGAGCG ATCTGAAACATCGCCCCCGAAAGATGACATCGTGAAAGAGGAAACAGTCGTTCAAGTCGAAGAAGCCGGTGTGTTGAACAATGTTAGTGAAATTGTGGAGGAGAAGGAAAAGCCGGTGCTGAAGGTGACCATCGAAGAGCCAATCAAAGAGAGAGATAGCCTAGAATTCCCTATCGAGCTAGAAGATGACCATGTTCCTGAACCACTGCCTGAAATCAAAGAAACACAAGACCAAG TGGACCGCCACGACAGCTCTTCAGACTCCGACCAAGATGGTCAAGTGAAGAGGCCTTCTCGCAGATACTCTTCCTTCAGAAAGACTCTCCGCTTATCTTCTGAACAAATC AAAAATCTAAATCTCCGCGACGGAATGAACGAGATGGTGTTTAGTGTGACGACGGCGTACCAGGGCACCACGCGGTGCAAGTGTAACGTGTTCCGGTGGCGCTACGACGACAAGATCGTCATCTCAGACATCGACGGAACCATCACCAA GTCTGACGTGCTGGGCCACATCTTCCCACTGGTGGGAAAAGATTGGGCGCAGTCAGGCGTCGCTCAACTGTTCACTAAGATTAAGAACAACGGTTATCAACTACTGTACTTATCTGCACGCGCTATAGGACAGGCGAGA GTGACTCGCGAGTACCTGCGGTCGATCAGACAAGGTGAGGTGTGCTTACCCGACGGGCCACTACTATTGAACCCCACATCCTTACTGCGAGCCTTCCATCGCGAGGTCATCGAGAAGAAACCAGAGGAGTTCAAGATACAGTGTCTCGCTGATATCAAAGCACTCTTCCCCCAGGGCTCTAATCCTTTCTACGCCGGATACGGCAATAGAGTTAAT GATGTTTGCGCCTATCAGGCGGTTGGCATTCCGATCGTGAGAATATTCACAATCAATTACAAGGGCGAACTGAAACATGAACTGACTCAGACATTCCAATCCAC GTACTCCCACATGTCGGTGCTGGTGGACCAGGTGTTCCCGCCGGCGCAGTGCGAGCCCAGCGACGAGTTCTCGCAGACGGTGTACTGGCGCGAGCCGCTGCCTGAAATTGAGCTGCCCCCTGTATCCCCACCGCCACCTAAACATCATTAA
- the Lpin gene encoding phosphatidate phosphatase LPIN isoform X3, whose amino-acid sequence MYSMNYIGKFIANFRDFYNEINGATLTGAIDVVVVEQPDGSFTCSPFHVRFGKLGVLRSRFKVVDLELNGEPLNIHMKLGESGEAFFVEEVGEDEAECSAHLATSPIPAARFEELYEPRRRNSLSVVEPDHGQASDYTKRRYTADGQSMQKPDLSKITKKTTKEDETNNDHDALFEMDGLDEATDKTDGRAPRTFAATQLGGAESEAHQVVQKISAHNDFRPIDAAPSNQDEVKQNGNGKKKKKTRKASSKKHQRKSSTSSISSQSDRAGSEQRVTQPAPIPNVTDINFFSDTEVTAASLRRGSRGGTPVQSDTEVELAGRATGDKSSQSWRWGELPEPPVCGSDTPASPTSPGSPASPASPGSPASPTEPLSSDEERPSRRGVLSGMFRFISPRDADVPAEGVYLDDLDRGQVDPDLYFPKHHAERYRSGPTGVTHPTTGPTEEEYESGNGPSLPQSPASLEPPTLDSDDDEKLLANISRGQVGVYVQEERVTRALPFEEFCERGGALAAEGRLVVRLGGRAMPWRSAGPLLLSLLAYRRPLPNRVLESLEKSSEKDESASRTSDSAVKPRSYSWWRWPRTKADVERSETSPPKDDIVKEETVVQVEEAGVLNNVSEIVEEKEKPVLKVTIEEPIKERDSLEFPIELEDDHVPEPLPEIKETQDQVDRHDSSSDSDQDGQVKRPSRRYSSFRKTLRLSSEQIKNLNLRDGMNEMVFSVTTAYQGTTRCKCNVFRWRYDDKIVISDIDGTITKSDVLGHIFPLVGKDWAQSGVAQLFTKIKNNGYQLLYLSARAIGQARVTREYLRSIRQGEVCLPDGPLLLNPTSLLRAFHREVIEKKPEEFKIQCLADIKALFPQGSNPFYAGYGNRVNDVCAYQAVGIPIVRIFTINYKGELKHELTQTFQSTYSHMSVLVDQVFPPAQCEPSDEFSQTVYWREPLPEIELPPVSPPPPKHH is encoded by the exons ATGTATTCTATGAACTATATTGGCAAGTTTATTGCTAACTTTCGTGATTTTTACAACGAGATCAATGGTGCGACGTTGACGGGTGCCATCGACGTGGTAGTCGTCGAGCAGCCCGATGGAAGCTTCACATGTTCACCCTTCCACGTGCGCTTTGGGAAACTTGGCGTCCTACGCTCCAGGTTCAAAGTG GTGGACTTAGAGCTGAACGGCGAGCCTTTGAACATTCATATGAAGCTGGGAGAGTCTGGTGAAGCTTTCTTTGTAGAAGAAGTTGGTGAAGACGAAGCAGAATGTTCAGCGCACTTGGCCACCTCGCCCATTCCGGCTGCACGGTTTGAAGAACTGTACGAGCCCAGACGACGGAACTCGCTCTCTGTTGTAGAACCAGACCATGGACAGGCCTCAGACTATACGAAGAGAAG ATACACGGCCGATGGACAATCAATGCAAAAACCTGACCTAAGTAAAATAACCAAGAAGACTACCAAAGAGGATGAGACAAACAATGACCATGACGCGTTATTCGAGATGGACGGCCTCGACGAGGCGACGGACAAGACGGACGGTAGAGCACCTAGAACTTTCGCGGCGACGCAGCTCGGCGGAGCTGAGAGTGAAGCTCACCAAGTGGTACAGAAGATCAGCGCACACAATGACTTCCGGCCGATCGATGCCGCGCCCTCCAACCAGGATGAAGTGAAACAAAACGGCAAcgggaagaaaaagaaaaaaacgagGAAAGCAAGTTCAAAGAAACACCAAAGAAAATCATCGACTAGTTCTATTTCTAGTCAGTCAGATCGTGCGGGGTCCGAGCAACGCGTGACGCAGCCGGCGCCCATCCCCAATGTCACCGACATCAATTTCTTCAGTGACACTGAAGTGACTGCTGCCTCTCTGAg GAGGGGTTCTCGCGGCGGCACGCCCGTTCAATCGGACACGGAAGTGGAGCTAGCGGGCCGCGCGACGGGTGATAAATCATCCCAGTCGTGGCGCTGGGGCGAGCTGCCCGAGCCTCCCGTGTGTGGGAGCGACACGCCCGCGTCGCCGACGTCGCCGGGCTCGCCAGCGTCGCCCGCGTCGCCCGGCTCCCCCGCCTCGCCCACCGAGCCGCTCAGCTCCGACGAGGAGCGGCCGAGCAGACGCGGCGTGCTCAGTGGAATGTTCCGCTTCATATCTCCGCGCGACGCCGACGTGCCCGCCGAGGGCGTGTACCTCGACGATCTGGACCGAGGCCAGGTCGACCCTGATCTCTATTTCCCGAAACACCACGCTGAACGTTACCGTTCGG gtcCTACTGGCGTCACACACCCTACTACCGGTCCTACAGAAGAGGAGTACGAATCTGGTAATGGACCGTCTCTACCTCAGTCCCCAGCGTCGCTGGAACCGCCTACTCTCGATTCAGACGATGATGAAAAACTTCTCGCCAA TATTTCTAGGGGCCAAGTGGGTGTATACGTGCAAGAGGAGCGCGTGACCCGCGCGCTGCCGTTCGAGGAGTTCTGTGAGCGCGGCGGCGCGCTGGCGGCCGAGGGTCGGCTCGTGGTGCGGCTCGGCGGCCGCGCCATGCCGTGGCGCAGCGCCGGCCCGCTGCTGCTGTCCCTGCTCGCCTACAGACGACCACTGCCCAAC CGCGTGTTGGAGTCCCTAGAGAAAAGTTCAGAGAAGGATGAGTCAGCGTCCCGCACGTCTGACAGCGCGGTGAAGCCACGCAGCTACtcgtggtggaggtggccgcgGACCAAGGCGGACGTGGAGCG ATCTGAAACATCGCCCCCGAAAGATGACATCGTGAAAGAGGAAACAGTCGTTCAAGTCGAAGAAGCCGGTGTGTTGAACAATGTTAGTGAAATTGTGGAGGAGAAGGAAAAGCCGGTGCTGAAGGTGACCATCGAAGAGCCAATCAAAGAGAGAGATAGCCTAGAATTCCCTATCGAGCTAGAAGATGACCATGTTCCTGAACCACTGCCTGAAATCAAAGAAACACAAGACCAAG TGGACCGCCACGACAGCTCTTCAGACTCCGACCAAGATGGTCAAGTGAAGAGGCCTTCTCGCAGATACTCTTCCTTCAGAAAGACTCTCCGCTTATCTTCTGAACAAATC AAAAATCTAAATCTCCGCGACGGAATGAACGAGATGGTGTTTAGTGTGACGACGGCGTACCAGGGCACCACGCGGTGCAAGTGTAACGTGTTCCGGTGGCGCTACGACGACAAGATCGTCATCTCAGACATCGACGGAACCATCACCAA GTCTGACGTGCTGGGCCACATCTTCCCACTGGTGGGAAAAGATTGGGCGCAGTCAGGCGTCGCTCAACTGTTCACTAAGATTAAGAACAACGGTTATCAACTACTGTACTTATCTGCACGCGCTATAGGACAGGCGAGA GTGACTCGCGAGTACCTGCGGTCGATCAGACAAGGTGAGGTGTGCTTACCCGACGGGCCACTACTATTGAACCCCACATCCTTACTGCGAGCCTTCCATCGCGAGGTCATCGAGAAGAAACCAGAGGAGTTCAAGATACAGTGTCTCGCTGATATCAAAGCACTCTTCCCCCAGGGCTCTAATCCTTTCTACGCCGGATACGGCAATAGAGTTAAT GATGTTTGCGCCTATCAGGCGGTTGGCATTCCGATCGTGAGAATATTCACAATCAATTACAAGGGCGAACTGAAACATGAACTGACTCAGACATTCCAATCCAC GTACTCCCACATGTCGGTGCTGGTGGACCAGGTGTTCCCGCCGGCGCAGTGCGAGCCCAGCGACGAGTTCTCGCAGACGGTGTACTGGCGCGAGCCGCTGCCTGAAATTGAGCTGCCCCCTGTATCCCCACCGCCACCTAAACATCATTAA
- the RpLP0-like gene encoding ribosomal protein LP0-like: MPKSKRDKKVSLTKTNKKGLLLKQKIIEEIRNSLSKYEHIFLFTVDNMRNTKLKDLRNEWKDSRFFFGKNKVMAVALGRTKSDEVEDQLNLLSKRLKGQCGLLMTNKDVPDVLEWFKEFRDAEYARAGFVATKDVILPQGPLKDFSHTIEPHLRRLGLPTSLERGVITLIKEYQVCKKGAPLTPEQASILKLLGIQMAKFKVVIKCHWTKGKGFHKDLDMPSDDEADDDDDDQEEDAMEEDET, translated from the exons ATGCCGAAATCTAAAAGAGATAAGAAAG TTTCCTTGACTAAAACAAACAAGAAGGGCCTACTgctgaaacaaaaaattatagaaGAGATCAGAAATTCACTGTCAAAATATGAACACATATTCTTATTTACGGTTGACAACATGCGCAACACTAAACTTAAAGACTTGCGTAATGAGTGGAAAGACTCAAGAttcttttttggtaaaaataaagtGATGGCTGTGGCACTCGGCAGGACTAAGAGTGACGAAGTTGAAGATCAGCTCAATCTG CTATCAAAAAGGTTAAAGGGACAATGCGGTCTTCTTATGACAAACAAAGATGTTCCTGATGTGCTAGAATGGTTCAAAGAATTCCGTGATGCAGAGTATGCCCGTGCTGGGTTTGTAGCTACTAAAGATGTGATACTCCCTCAAGGCCCGCTTAAAGACTTCTCACACACAATAGAGCCTCACCTCAGAAGACTCGGTTTGCCAACGTCATTAGAGAGAGGTGTTATAACTCTCATAAAAGAATATCAG GTTTGCAAGAAAGGTGCTCCATTAACTCCAGAACAAGCAAGCATATTGAAACTGTTGGGAATACAAATGGCTAAGTTTAAGgttgtaataaaatgtcattGGACTAAAGGTAAGGGATTCCACAAAGACCTTGACATGCCAAGTGATGATgaagctgatgatgatgatgatgaccaAGAAGAAGATGCCATGGAAGAAGATGAAACATAG